In the genome of Populus nigra chromosome 9, ddPopNigr1.1, whole genome shotgun sequence, one region contains:
- the LOC133703888 gene encoding uncharacterized protein LOC133703888 isoform X1, whose amino-acid sequence MVVRLQRRTAMHNMRPYLRTLIRSKSVKRKYVIMDALLCIYKLKLKLEAIKTELANLIAVKREYLSLMKELQLPKKEVEVEKGEKGFIVRVICEKGGDKLVSILEVFEEMGLTVSHARVSCNLYLSMEAIVVAEEERALHAKSIAQAVTKAIERQ is encoded by the exons atggtggTTAGGCTGCAGAGGAGAACAGCAATGCACAATATGCGTCCCTATCTACGAACCCTCATCCGCTCCAAATCA GTGAAAAGGAAGTATGTCATCATGGATGCTCTTCTATGCATTTACAAGCTCAAGCTCAAATTGGAGGCAATCAAAACGGAACTCGCAAACTTAATTGCAGTAAAAAGAGAATACTTGAGCCTAATGAAGGAACTCCAGTTGCCTAAG AAGGAAGTGGAGGTGGAGAAGGGTGAGAAAGGATTTATAGTGAGGGTGATATGCGAGAAGGGAGGAGATAAACTAGTTTCAATCTTAGAGGTCTTCGAAGAAATGGGCCTTACTGTATCGCATGCCAGGGTCTCATGCAACTTGTACTTATCCATGGAAGCCATTGTTGTAGCTGAAGAAGAACGTGCTCTTCATGCGAAAAGTATTGCTCAAGCTGTTACTAAGGCCATTGAAAGACAATAG
- the LOC133703888 gene encoding uncharacterized protein LOC133703888 isoform X2, which produces MVVRLQRRTAMHNMRPYLRTLIRSKSVKRKYVIMDALLCIYKLKLKLEAIKTELANLIAVKREYLSLMKELQLPKEVEVEKGEKGFIVRVICEKGGDKLVSILEVFEEMGLTVSHARVSCNLYLSMEAIVVAEEERALHAKSIAQAVTKAIERQ; this is translated from the exons atggtggTTAGGCTGCAGAGGAGAACAGCAATGCACAATATGCGTCCCTATCTACGAACCCTCATCCGCTCCAAATCA GTGAAAAGGAAGTATGTCATCATGGATGCTCTTCTATGCATTTACAAGCTCAAGCTCAAATTGGAGGCAATCAAAACGGAACTCGCAAACTTAATTGCAGTAAAAAGAGAATACTTGAGCCTAATGAAGGAACTCCAGTTGCCTAAG GAAGTGGAGGTGGAGAAGGGTGAGAAAGGATTTATAGTGAGGGTGATATGCGAGAAGGGAGGAGATAAACTAGTTTCAATCTTAGAGGTCTTCGAAGAAATGGGCCTTACTGTATCGCATGCCAGGGTCTCATGCAACTTGTACTTATCCATGGAAGCCATTGTTGTAGCTGAAGAAGAACGTGCTCTTCATGCGAAAAGTATTGCTCAAGCTGTTACTAAGGCCATTGAAAGACAATAG